Part of the Carassius auratus strain Wakin linkage group LG28B, ASM336829v1, whole genome shotgun sequence genome, GTGGGGGATGTTTTCATGGCACACTTTTAGTGTcagttgggcatcgtttaaatgccacaacctacctgagtattgtttctgaccatgtccatttctttatgaccaccatatacccatcctccgatggctacttccagcaggataatgcaccatgtcacaaagattgaatcatttcaaattggtttcttgaacatgacaatgagttcactgtactaaaatggcccccacagtcaccagatctaaacccaatagagcatctttgggatgtggtggaacgggagcttcgtgccctggatgtgcatcccacaaatctccatcaactgcaaggtgctatcctatcaatatgggccaacatttctaaagaatgctttcagcaccttgttgaatcaatgccacgtataattaaggcagttctgaacaTGAAAGGGGGTCAgtgttagtatggtgttcctaataatcctttaggtgagtgtattttccctgtaaagcttttatagcagtattggtgatagccaattgtatccGAAGGTTTGAAGGTTTGAAGGTTTATTTGCACATATAACATTCGAAATACAACTTTACAAatccattgaagaaaaaaaagaaaacaaaatactgtGCGGGAGAGAGTGAGAAGACCATAAGGTCTTATGAAACCACCTCCCCAAAATCTCATTAAATGAACGTAAAATTACATGATCAAGCAAGACAATACAATCAGTacatcaaacattttaataaacaaattaccaaaataaacttatttatatGTTAACATTATTTTCAGCTCTCTTTTGAAAGAATTTAGAGTGGTTTTAGTCTTTAAAGCAGGGTCTAAATGATTCCAGAGGGAAGGCCATCTGTATTTCAGTGTAGATTGGTTGGCTGTAGTTCTGCAAAAaggaagataaaaatctttgcagCGCCTTGTGGAATAAGCATGAACATCCGAAGAATACATGAAAAAGTTATTACAAACTCTGGGCATAATATTTGTCATATACACATACTTGTACATAAAGGTATTTATGCAATAGATGTTAACATTGAATATTGTCAAAATGTTCTATTTTATGAAAAGCGGAGCAGATGATGACAATCTATTTGAATTCATAATTCTTAAGAATttcttttgtattaataaaatcttatttaGATATGTTTGGCATGTTGCACCCCAAACAATATTACAGTACAAAATGTGGGGATAGATCAAGCTGTAATATGATGTTTTCATACATGAAATATCAATTAAAGAACGAACTCTACTCAGTATACCAAcagatttcattatttttctgcAAATATGCTGGATATGATATCTCCAGGTTAGTTTATGGTCGACAATGACACCTAAAAATTTTATTTGGTTCACTTGGCCAATTTTTAAACCATCAATTGATACCTATATGTCCTGACAATCTCCTTTGTTTTTTGTGCTAAAAATCATAAAGTTAGTTTTTTGTATATTAAGAGAGAGTTGATTAATTGTAAaccatttagaaatattttgtaattcttCATTTACTACTCTTATCAATGTGTCAATGTTAGAATGAGATAATAGAAGACATGTATCATCTGCAAACATGAGTGGcataacatttttacaaacaacTCTTAAATCATTGatataaattagaaataataGAGGTCCCAAAACGGACCCCTGCGGTACCCCACATAAAAGTTTTCCCCTACTTGAGCTCGGATTGttgaaataaacaaattgctCTCTCTCTTCCAAATAATTTTGTACCCAAGTTAAGGCTATATGTTTAATGCCATAATTCTCTAATTTTGCTAAAAGAATATTATGATTTACTGTGTCAAATGCTTTTGACAAGTCTAGAAATATACCAATAGTATTATTTTTCTCATGCAGattttttgtgattttgtcaACAAACTGTAAAAGAGCCATTTCTGTAGACATGTTCTCTCTGAAGCCATACTGGTGATCATATAAGATCAAATTTTCTGTCAAGTGTTTTAATAACCTTTTATAAACTAGTTTTTCAAGTATTTTAGAAAAGAAAGGTAACACAGAAATAGGtcaataattgttaaataaatgtgaattccCAGACTTAAACAAGGGAATTACTTTAGCTAATTTGAGATCTCTTGGTACAACGCCTGTTTTAAGTGACAAAGAGAGAACATATGTTACAGGCTCAATAATAGAGGAAGCTACTTTCTTTATGAGACCAGCACAAATTTCATCATGTCCTGGAGCGGTGTCCTTCATCTTTAGTATGATTTCAAGCACTTCATTTGGAGTTGGAGGATCAAATTAATTTAAGTAAGGATGAGGCAAATCAAAAAATTGTGAAGTAAATTTTCCTGTATTCACAATGTTTTTTGCCAGTGAAGGACCAACATTCACAAAGAAATCATTGAAACCGTTTAAAAccctattagttttttttatttatttaataattcatttataacattccaagttttttttatattttcacatgaATTTCccaacttttcagaaaatattttttcttggcaACTTTTAGAATTTTgctaaatttgtttttatattttttataatatgcaatatttaacGGTGTGGGGCTAATGAgagattttttatataacttatttttagTAATGGAAGATTTTCTTAATGCAGGTGTAAACCATGGCTTagaaatattcctgtttttacttcTGCTTTGTACCactggaaaacattttttaaacaaagatgaaaatatattcataaatgtcTGATAAGCTGTTTCGGCATCCTGATGTCGGAAGACCTGATTCCATGATATCTCAGCCAGTGACCTTTTAAAAGACTTACAAAGACAAGTCCTCTAATTTCAACCTGTTCAtaaatatccctcatgtggtatAGTGAACTGACGTCTTTACAGAGTCTCACATCTCATATACTGTGTAGATATGATAGCTTCTTGCTTGCCCTCCTCACCTGCATGTGTTGAGTGTTGTAAAATTACCATACTCAGAAAGAGCTgagacatgtaaaatatgtgttaGGGAACGAATCCTCTTTGGAGGCACTTGAGCtgtgttacaatgtttaattttccccttggtaagtatgtatgaagtattgagcctgaaaaaaagaagaaaaaaaaaaactttagctagtagctaccaacactgctagtcaagaatacagatttgatttccgaaagcctgtgattatagtaaaaactgttgaaaaatcactttaagttatgactacaaaggtatatcttaattatagtttaaaatacttactgaaatttttccaaaagagagagcagtgggagatggcgaTCTGCGGGTATGAACCGATGACTGCCAACtgccaactgcaaagccccaaaattaaaaaaaacttgcagtttatgctcagtcaactttttagacctttttggattttttttctgtagttatttatttactttaaggttatttgctgttaatttgttagtttgttttgtttactgcaaaagtaaaactattttaaatatgtttaggttcaggataggtgaagtaaaaggttaaaataaaccctatttcaggctgctaaatataataaaaatgctctctttttgaccacagatggtcaagatgttataaaacatgacaaataacaatttctggggtcagaattgtattgaaaaatgtggcCATTTGTCTCTGTTAGTTGTTTACATAAAAAGTTATACCACTTtatatcatatttagatttttcgggttggtgcaaagggttaaaaataaagcattttggacattatttcagcttggtacccaatttaatcttaaaatagacatttgaatgataaagaaatattatgttgtgaaaaaaaatcaccctatgcgcttgagaaaacacaaaaatagttgatcctctacacatctttggccattttttgctattttgtccagaaataaggtcaatatgttgtgaaatgtcaaaaataaccattccattatattcctggggtcagaattgtatgggaaaatgtgttcacttgtctctgtgtgttgtttacttcaaatgttatgccactttctacatcactttttgattttttcggattccggtcgggtgcagcaaagggttaaaaaagaaccctttgggacattatttcagcttggcacctggcagattatgaaaatagacactttaaggattttaaaaaatcaggtggcataaaaaaagcctGGGGGTtcgcgtggacccctatttccatctagactattTACTTTGAAATAGTGATGCACATATGAAATGTTGTAAAAACGTAAAAACCTCCATTAATTTTCATGTCAAGGGTTAAAAAGATAACATTGATTCTATTTTTGGAGAAAAAGAAAGTTATGAAAGGGGTttgaatattaagaaaaaaaacaatagaatctCCATTTTTGATGAAGCGTGAACTGTAACGTAGGTCTAAGGTTCTCGTTGCATGTCTTTTACGTGTGTTTTTGAGGTTGAAATGAAATCAAACACTGCCATACTGCCCTTGATACTTCTGAATGTGATATCTACTTCATAATTATTGAGAAATGTATGAAAAAACATGTTTCAGATCACTTGAACCATATAGAAATGAGGGTTAAGTTACCCATCCCGACTTAAGAGAAGCAAAGAAGGATCCGTTGCAAAGCTACATGAAAGTATATATTGTATCCGTGATTCTAAAATACATCATAAGTAGAACAATAACTGTTTGTTTTaacaaagaacaaacaaaaaaaaatgtatctaaaccTCACTTAAAAGTGTTACAGCAACTACATCAGCCTCCTTCGTAACAATACATAACGGTTTGTAGAAAGCTTCTACTTTCCTTCAAGAGTAAGCAACTACAAGTGACACACATGCATTCGACAATAGaatataccgtaattcctcaaataagctggggcctttatttacctgaactgcagaaggtaacaggattttatttgaagcaggcttttattagaggcagacctttatttctaattccatctgtttgataagtaattgttttaaataaccgtttttaaattaaaagcgatagcgttccagtggacaggcataacattagcacagaatcagttcagaatcaatcaccaaaagaatcagttcggttcagacgctctgtgtgtcggtctgcttcacgctgaatcacgcatgcgcagtattatcagctcctcggttctcgaatcggacgcgtccgacagaaatgcttctcggttcagtgtactggtgatccgaaaaccgatgcaaccggttcttgactcaagaacgagaaacgctccggcagtgggcgtgtacgttcgttatctggctctgctgcacaaatttccCCCCGGCCTTAATTTGTCCGTGTTACCAcgcccccggccactataagaggcccgccgtttatttgactaccggtttttatttgaggaattacggtaacATGAAACTCATATAAAATTACAAGTATAACATTTATATCATGAAGCAAAatgatatacaataataaaacatttcgaCATTGTTCTTTGGGTAGCAACTCCATCTTTGAGTTGATCTGAATCTCAGTTGAATCTGCTGCttttgaagatgaagatgaacttTATTAACTGTGAAAACTTGTTTCTGTCATGTTGCTTCTAATGTCTGGTTAGGACAGATTTATCcaggtgatattttatttcttgCAGCATTATTGCAGCATTAGATCTGAAAGTGCTGGATCTGAAGATTATCTACTTACTGTGAATGTTTTTTGTATGACTGTGTAGAGCAGATGATTGATTGAAACACTTCCCACAtgcagtgcagtgatacggtttctctccagtgtggatcctctcgtgtaTTTTCAGACTTACTGCATgagtgaatctcttgtcacagtgtgaacacttgtaaggtttttctccagtgtggatcctctcatgtgttttcaggtctcctgaccgactgaatctcttgtcacagtgtgaacacttgtaaggtttctctccagtgtgaatcatctCATGCTGTTTTAAATTGGCCGCTGaaataaaagtcttttcacactcaaagcacatgtactctctcacaccagtatgaagtttctgatgttgtttcaaactttgtggcaatgtaaaactctttccacacaaatcaCACGAATATGGCTTCTCCTGTGTATGAACTCTCAGGTGTCTTTTCAGGTTTGAAGCCCACAAAAATGTTTGCCCGCACTGATTACATGAGTACAGTTTCTCTCTTGTGTGGATCTTCATGTGTCTCTTAAGGTTTGttgattgtgtgaaactcttcccacattgatcacaAGTGTACGGTTTCTCTCTTGTGTGGATCTTCATGTGACTATTAAGGTTTGTTGATTGTGTGAAAcacttcccgcactgatcacacgtgtacggtttctctccagtgtggatgttcatgtgcaATGGAAGGTATTTTTTTTGAGAGAAACTCttgccgcactgatcacatgtgtatggtctctctctagtgtgaactctcatgtgaataTCAAGATTAGATTTGCATGTGAAACTCTTTggacactgagtgcaggtgaaagatttcttggctcttcttttctttaaatctttctgtttggtttgagagcaactcAGAAACTTTTCTCTggttttgacatgatttttctcCTCAGCTTCACTCAATTCTTCACTCTCCTGGTTCTCTTCAATCAGctcttaaataaaagtaaaaatggttAGTTTTCAGGAACTTTTcatcaaccctgttaccaaagttactgtaagaaaaataatctcTATCACTATGAATAACTGCTATAATTTATGGGAAATAAATTAGTAACTAGCTAATCAGATTTTGCTTAAGTCATTACTTACTAGATCAACTGTGTTTACTTTTGATGTATAAAAAGCAAActgtatagaaataaaaatgtggttAAAATGGCTGCAAAATTAAACTGTGAATCAACCATTTAAGTAAATCTGATTTAACCGAGTTTTTCAGAATCACGGATGAATGAGAAATCAataataaacaccaacctgtttgttcagtatcttcagtgtgtttgattctgAGGGTTGAGGCTTCTTGATCTCTCATCTTCTCTcggtcctctttaataaactcagaCTTCACAGATTTCAGCTCTTCTTCTCTTCTGAACTGATGAGATGTTCCAGCATTTATTGGTGAACTactgtgggaggagcttcactgatgatgtgattcctgtgggaggagcttcacgaATGATGTGATtcctgtgggaggagcttcactgaaggtAAATTGCAGCATGAGagaagatggaaaaaaaaacaccttaccaAGATCGGTTTTACAAcacaatgttaatatatatatatatatatatatatatatatatatatatatataaaaaccataAATAATGGTAAGAAAAACAGCTGAAAAACTAAACGCAAAAAAGCTTCTTGTTGACACCAGGGAAATGAGCTTTAAGTGGCAATTTACAGGAGATCTGAGGCATCAGCATAATAAATGAGCTGAAAACCAGAactatttacatgaaataaagagTCTTTTCAGCAGCTCTGTTAATATTGATGAGCCTCTATCAACACCCATTCAACAAGACATTCATATCATCTCTCTTTATTCTCAGTGTTTGCTGTTGGGACCAGATTTGAggatataaaagaatataaaactgCTTTACTGAAGAActgttatttatcaaaatatgacattgacaaaataaataaattattgataaattactgacaataacaaacaaacactaatgaaactaaaaacaacaCCATAGCTCTAACATGACCATAGTAATCCTAAACTTGATTTTTCTGTACATAAACTGACAATGATCATAACATTTTTCAAAGCAATATTTAATGCTTCCTGTGTCAAACTTCATATATTCCCATTTATGAATAGATTTGAAATTTCAAATCTTCAAAATGTGAAAAACGTTCATTACTCATTACAGGAACAAAATGTGTTTGGAAATACAGTTGCAATGCAGACATATTTCAATTTTAACAAGTAAAAATAATCCATATGTCAGcggagaaaaaaaaggtaaaaatgaaaatggtaGCAGCAATAGGCTACTTGAGATCGATTCCCACCAGTACCCTtcacagataaatatttatttatttttattattattactgggcATTCACTAACAGTTCAACtacaaacatcaaaacaaagcACACAAGCAGTCGAAATCATTCAGCTctgaatgaattaattttttcctCACATGCTGCTACAGCAGTAACGTTAAATGATCCcgatgaaaacaaaacagaaacgagTCTGTAAAACGTCGCTTAAACAAGCTGTAAAGTGTTTgatgtttgtgtaaatgtgtgaaaTACTGTGCTGCTCGCCTCTCCGGGATTTATAGTGTCCTCTAAAACCGTCGGCAATTACCGGTGATTAGTCTTTTTTCGGTTTTGTGTTGAATGAGTCgatgaattaataattcatgtaccaacttaaaaaataaaaaaaatcttaaactatTGGCTTTATTTCACATCAACAATTAATCACAGTAAGATTTTCTCTAAAAGCACAGAACAAACAATAATTAGCTTAAAGAAAGAAATCTGACAGATAAAACTATTTTGACAAATACAACATACAAAACATACCTCGTTGGCTCAGTACCGAGAGAGGAATTAGTTtcagtctttttcttcttctttctgtttATCTTATCTCTCTTAAACAGCTTAGTGACCACACTTTAGTCatacatctttctttctctcgaGAGATCGCTTCTTCTGCGGAAATTACCCTCTTCTCTGCATACAAAGCTCACTCTTAAGCTACAGCGCCACTAGTGGCACTTAacggtaataataatacaaatacagagAATGAATCAGAGGGGttaccaggatgtcatgtttgggggggcatttggcttttttgggggggcaacataaacaactgaaaaaatcgGCACAAAATTATCTATAGCCTACTGCACACAATCTGTTTTagtgcatatctttttctaagCCAGGAACCCAGAGATAGGTACAGGGCTCCTATTAGACTATATGGCTGTCACATAAAAGTTCAAACATTAATAAAggtcaacattaataatatgatgatgatattattattattattattcacagattCATATATAGAACAGATCACGGTGATTGCCTGATgatgagtgacaggtgtttgcCTGTGAGAAGACTTGCTACACGAGTAggctttttaaaatgaatctgaAGTCATGTTTGTATAGACAAGAGGTAAATCAATTTGTTTCTTCTAAGCTGTTCCAGATGTAGGTGCTACCATAAATTCGCCAGTTAGCCTCTAAGTTTCTTTGTGAATGCGgccccaggtaaaaaaaaaaatgcatatgctcatttgaacagtatgagaacagtatttgaatggtattctctggttgtaagtggctttggataaaggtgtctgctaaatgaataaatgtaaacatgtaggcCTAGATAAAAGAGAACATATTAGGCTACAGGGGGTAAGGAGACTTAGAGAGGtgaaataaaagatatttttgtgaaactataagaATTTAATTTATGATCTCATTAGCAGAAGCAacataactatttttaaatatggttttatttttattttatttgtttatttaattttatttattattagtggtgtttGACATAggcaaatgttattattattttacaggggTGTGGAGTCTGTATGGGTTTGGTCTCCCTCAGGGGGTGGGTGATATAATACAAATCTAAtaagtcttttttgtttgtttgtttgtttgtttttttagaaatcatgattttatcctgattctttgtcatgttggtttctCTATTTTGCAtgctgttt contains:
- the LOC113067434 gene encoding gastrula zinc finger protein XlCGF7.1-like isoform X2; translation: MRDQEASTLRIKHTEDTEQTELIEENQESEELSEAEEKNHVKTREKFLSCSQTKQKDLKKRRAKKSFTCTQCPKSFTCKSNLDIHMRVHTRERPYTCDQCGKSFSQKKYLPLHMNIHTGEKPYTCDQCGKCFTQSTNLNSHMKIHTREKPYTCDQCGKSFTQSTNLKRHMKIHTREKLYSCNQCGQTFLWASNLKRHLRVHTQEKPYSCDLCGKSFTLPQSLKQHQKLHTGVREYMCFECEKTFISAANLKQHEMIHTGEKPYKCSHCDKRFSRSGDLKTHERIHTGEKPYHCTACGKCFNQSSALHSHTKNIHSK
- the LOC113067434 gene encoding gastrula zinc finger protein XlCGF8.2DB-like isoform X1, whose translation is MRDQEASTLRIKHTEDTEQTELIEENQESEELSEAEEKNHVKTREKFLSCSQTKQKDLKKRRAKKSFTCTQCPKSFTCKSNLDIHMRVHTRERPYTCDQCGKSFSQKKYLPLHMNIHTGEKPYTCDQCGKCFTQSTNLNSHMKIHTREKPYTCDQCGKSFTQSTNLKRHMKIHTREKLYSCNQCGQTFLWASNLKRHLRVHTQEKPYSCDLCGKSFTLPQSLKQHQKLHTGVREYMCFECEKTFISAANLKQHEMIHTGEKPYKCSHCDKRFSRSGDLKTHERIHTGEKPYKCSHCDKRFTHAVSLKIHERIHTGEKPYHCTACGKCFNQSSALHSHTKNIHSK